In Trichoderma asperellum chromosome 1, complete sequence, a single window of DNA contains:
- a CDS encoding uncharacterized protein (TransMembrane:11 (i172-189o195-215i227-249o255-279i291-313o325-345i419-441o461-480i487-512o524-541i548-568o)), whose product MSSYATGDDDSKGSHRLTHLLSVNHFNIKRKAHHFSRQSDENWNPFRHVWKRSHANTWDGARAEAQIEGDNNGAILTQSVTSPFPTTGIREEEASVPGTGTGTEEPVRKASNETQEHETPLIHRTQSGTDADGMRNRGKGDQDEKLDEPALSEPDNSKTKKPKQNGLIRHVHPKEPFTVANQIQRTLLNSWINVLLVAAPIGIAINYVHSVTRIAVFVVNFIAIIPLAAMLSFATEEIALRTGETLGGLLNATFGNAVELIVAIIALIDGKVNIVQTSLIGSILSNLLLVMGFCFFFGGLRRPEQHFNTVVAQTAASMLALAAASVIVPTVFDAAANTPTESVAKLSRGTAVILLVVYGAYLFFQLKTHSQVFNEQSQKVPAKPWSSGSSNPNLKQGLVVPATLVGGHIVDKDNFNSLITNSPDEEEEEEEEDPQLHFYVAIATLAASTVIIALCAEFMVGSIDAITQNGALSDEFVGLILLPIVGNAAEHATAVTVAVKDKMDLAIGVAVGSSMQVALFLIPMLVVIGWGMGNDEMNLSFDTFQVAVMFVAVLLVNYLIGDGKSHWLEGWLLMCLYAIIAVCAFWYPNQDTITSSS is encoded by the exons ATGTCGTCGTACGCGACGGGGGACGATGACAGCAAGGGGAGCCATAGACTAACCCACCTGCTCTCAGTCAATCACTTCAACATCAAGCGCAAGGCGCATCACTTCAGCCGCCAGAGCGACGAGAATTGGAATCCCTTCCGACATGTTTGGAAGAGATCGCACGCCAACACATGGGATGGCGCTCGTGCGGAGGCCCAGATCGAGGGGGACAACAACGGAGCGATTCTAACCCAATCAGTCACATCGCCATTCCCGACAACAGGCataagagaggaagaagcctcTGTTCCCGGAACTGGCACAGGCACGGAAGAACCTGTTCGCAAGGCCAGCAATGAGACGCAGGAGCATGAAACGCCACTTATCCACCGAACCCAGTCCGGGACTGACGCCGATGGCATGCGGAATCGCGGCAAGGGAGACCAGGATGAAAAACTTGACGAGCCAGCTCTCAGCGAGCCTGACAACAgcaagacgaagaagcctAAGCAGAATGGCCTCATCCGCCACGTCCACCCCAAGGAGCCTTTTACCGTTGCCAATCAGATCCAGCGAACGCTGCTCAACTCATGGATCAATGTGCTGCTTGTTGCTGCTCCGATCGGCATCGCTATCAACTACGTCCACTCTGTCACACGTATCGCTGTTTTCGTCGTCaacttcatcgccatcatcccgCTTGCTGCCATGTTGAGTTTTGCTACCGAAGAGATTGCGCTCCGTACTGGTGAAACCCTTGGTGGCCTGCTCAACGCTACCTTTGGTAATGCCGTCGAACTCATCGTGGCCATCATTGCTTTGATCGATGGCAAGGTCAACATTGTCCAGACTTCGCTTATTGGCTCCATTCTCTCCAACTTGCTCCTGGTCATGggattctgcttcttcttcggtggCCTGCGTCGCCCGGAGCAGCACTTCAACACCGTCGTAGCTCAGACCGCTGCATCTATgctggccttggctgctgcctcCGTCATTGTTCCCACCGTCTTCGATGCCGCCGCTAACACGCCTACCGAGAGCGTTGCTAAGCTCTCTCGCGGTACCGCTGTCATTCTGCTTGTTGTCTATGGCGCCTACCTGTTTTTCCAGCTCAAGACTCACTCACAGGTCTTCAACGAGCAGAGCCAAAAGGTTCCCGCCAAGCCATGGAGCAGCGGATCTTCAAACCCCAATCTCAAGCAGGGCCTGGTGGTTCCCGCCACTCTGGTGGGCGGCCACATTGTTGACAAGGACAACTTCAATTCTCTCATCACCAACTCAccagacgaggaagaggaggaggaagaggaagatccTCAGCTGCACTTCTACGTAGCTATTGCTACTTTGGCTGCCTCTACCGTCATCATTGCTCTCTGTGCTGAATTCATGGTTGGATCGATCGATGCCATTACCCAGAACGGTGCTCTGTCTGATGAATTTGTTGGTCTTATTCTGCTCCCCATTGTCGGTAACGCCGCCGAGCACGCTACTGCCGTCACTGTCGCCGTAAAGGACAAGATGGATCTCGCTattggtgttgctgttggaTCTAGTATGCAAGTCGCCCTATTCCTCATCCCCATGTTGGTTGTTATCGGCTGGGGCATGGGCAACGACGAGATGAACCTGAGCTTCGATACCTTTCAGGTTGCTGTCATGTTTGTTGCTGTATTACTGGTCAACTATCTCATTGGCGATGGAAAGAGTCATTGGTTAGAAGGCTGGTTGTTGATGTGCCTCTACGCTATCATCGCTGTTTGCGCATTCT GGTATCCCAACCAAGACACCATAACCTCATCGTCATAA
- a CDS encoding uncharacterized protein (TransMembrane:11 (i191-208o214-234i246-268o274-298i310-332o344-364i438-460o480-499i506-531o543-560i567-587o)), giving the protein MSSFNHFNIKRKAHHFSRQSDENWNPFRHVWKRSHANTWDGARAEAQIEGDNNGAILTQSVTSPFPTTGIREEEASVPGTGTGTEEPVRKASNETQEHETPLIHRTQSGTDADGMRNRGKGDQDEKLDEPALSEPDNSKTKKPKQNGLIRHVHPKEPFTVANQIQRTLLNSWINVLLVAAPIGIAINYVHSVTRIAVFVVNFIAIIPLAAMLSFATEEIALRTGETLGGLLNATFGNAVELIVAIIALIDGKVNIVQTSLIGSILSNLLLVMGFCFFFGGLRRPEQHFNTVVAQTAASMLALAAASVIVPTVFDAAANTPTESVAKLSRGTAVILLVVYGAYLFFQLKTHSQVFNEQSQKVPAKPWSSGSSNPNLKQGLVVPATLVGGHIVDKDNFNSLITNSPDEEEEEEEEDPQLHFYVAIATLAASTVIIALCAEFMVGSIDAITQNGALSDEFVGLILLPIVGNAAEHATAVTVAVKDKMDLAIGVAVGSSMQVALFLIPMLVVIGWGMGNDEMNLSFDTFQVAVMFVAVLLVNYLIGDGKSHWLEGWLLMCLYAIIAVCAFWYPNQDTITSSS; this is encoded by the exons ATGTCATCAT TCAATCACTTCAACATCAAGCGCAAGGCGCATCACTTCAGCCGCCAGAGCGACGAGAATTGGAATCCCTTCCGACATGTTTGGAAGAGATCGCACGCCAACACATGGGATGGCGCTCGTGCGGAGGCCCAGATCGAGGGGGACAACAACGGAGCGATTCTAACCCAATCAGTCACATCGCCATTCCCGACAACAGGCataagagaggaagaagcctcTGTTCCCGGAACTGGCACAGGCACGGAAGAACCTGTTCGCAAGGCCAGCAATGAGACGCAGGAGCATGAAACGCCACTTATCCACCGAACCCAGTCCGGGACTGACGCCGATGGCATGCGGAATCGCGGCAAGGGAGACCAGGATGAAAAACTTGACGAGCCAGCTCTCAGCGAGCCTGACAACAgcaagacgaagaagcctAAGCAGAATGGCCTCATCCGCCACGTCCACCCCAAGGAGCCTTTTACCGTTGCCAATCAGATCCAGCGAACGCTGCTCAACTCATGGATCAATGTGCTGCTTGTTGCTGCTCCGATCGGCATCGCTATCAACTACGTCCACTCTGTCACACGTATCGCTGTTTTCGTCGTCaacttcatcgccatcatcccgCTTGCTGCCATGTTGAGTTTTGCTACCGAAGAGATTGCGCTCCGTACTGGTGAAACCCTTGGTGGCCTGCTCAACGCTACCTTTGGTAATGCCGTCGAACTCATCGTGGCCATCATTGCTTTGATCGATGGCAAGGTCAACATTGTCCAGACTTCGCTTATTGGCTCCATTCTCTCCAACTTGCTCCTGGTCATGggattctgcttcttcttcggtggCCTGCGTCGCCCGGAGCAGCACTTCAACACCGTCGTAGCTCAGACCGCTGCATCTATgctggccttggctgctgcctcCGTCATTGTTCCCACCGTCTTCGATGCCGCCGCTAACACGCCTACCGAGAGCGTTGCTAAGCTCTCTCGCGGTACCGCTGTCATTCTGCTTGTTGTCTATGGCGCCTACCTGTTTTTCCAGCTCAAGACTCACTCACAGGTCTTCAACGAGCAGAGCCAAAAGGTTCCCGCCAAGCCATGGAGCAGCGGATCTTCAAACCCCAATCTCAAGCAGGGCCTGGTGGTTCCCGCCACTCTGGTGGGCGGCCACATTGTTGACAAGGACAACTTCAATTCTCTCATCACCAACTCAccagacgaggaagaggaggaggaagaggaagatccTCAGCTGCACTTCTACGTAGCTATTGCTACTTTGGCTGCCTCTACCGTCATCATTGCTCTCTGTGCTGAATTCATGGTTGGATCGATCGATGCCATTACCCAGAACGGTGCTCTGTCTGATGAATTTGTTGGTCTTATTCTGCTCCCCATTGTCGGTAACGCCGCCGAGCACGCTACTGCCGTCACTGTCGCCGTAAAGGACAAGATGGATCTCGCTattggtgttgctgttggaTCTAGTATGCAAGTCGCCCTATTCCTCATCCCCATGTTGGTTGTTATCGGCTGGGGCATGGGCAACGACGAGATGAACCTGAGCTTCGATACCTTTCAGGTTGCTGTCATGTTTGTTGCTGTATTACTGGTCAACTATCTCATTGGCGATGGAAAGAGTCATTGGTTAGAAGGCTGGTTGTTGATGTGCCTCTACGCTATCATCGCTGTTTGCGCATTCT GGTATCCCAACCAAGACACCATAACCTCATCGTCATAA
- a CDS encoding uncharacterized protein (BUSCO:EOG092D0ELD), producing the protein MIFKDQYLSRADMWRVAVGELAQRTVYKGQSLLFMGTIKAQVTTVFANGNSVHSGFFGRETRPIFRSESARFVLFIQMSKEMWDFDSDSSGEIMFNKVVNGFLPALFKKWATLKVKHLVSIVLFARVEYDTGLTNELDVSGLQSDYYTGIQSYGNRRPYKDFYRVVVSEMASGEWTKILFQLKKELNYFRRDITLHHQTANPSDGSKDTASGNEPVSRTKAESSFSIHGNILEAINLACAQFSHDYIDRDLTRTGISVAVISPGAGIFEVDYETLRRTTEALVGNGIGIDLICMAQMPLHSVPLFKYRNPRFSLAGDLSQDRHHSLSRSFHSRESTPNQQTPVVGSFQSGGGSFSPSKSRDMIRRVEHVDSQSRRDEWCYVLPQWLHVSFWTGTSNEALSYAGVALSVSNRVEQNDDDDFRIRCRMYDLQMRSALDTNEIEITPLHSDINYPSSIFENSSFSKRRQEAIGDLWYNPPSRLSDHINENIHGFQRFAPDRLGRPSERPSWKQLQDFDDSRAILTHHKRHNHHASEAGLRSDEIRRHHMEDLNVLGTSLPEKKLYSNFPSARKLSMNQAEIEKPNIFPKKTLPDPLPINTLPSPPPPSQPQSFTSAPYQTGPYQSVPLTKVPSAPKQPKFIKQISLGQRGFGIAAPKIVAAEVKTENVNAAVTKPNVAPLTPRSRSDMRPSTPQTIRSQSPFSITKLRAEVSDPIMDRMSSTPSIPILKKNGSSRHDIGIHNLKAGASAHPSASRTRSDSLEDDHEMIQSMFRPEDQKMILNKLRAGVGVGVGVAPEPPPTISPASAVSPWLVLLNPSNPEKSQIKAVNLYSRWQHIFPRISDMKIQKWKALCCPAAVPLTTEYFPTRAQFDTEYQRHPYSVDQNADDELTEEPKSRQEFISELISLRFSQGFQVVVGPAVAKAFGQKMIKLGDIFSRDQVLEDGTSIFMSVGNVIHQLSCVNGTEVEVNIYVRNPTADMSGLPQGYSPIYKPAIRTLFDTDYEARRIELLSIPRPDRNWNMIDSYAAGHHDEMMESLRFWRARFVLIPLAAHNPSVPRTQNGLYPEEIRIEGIKRLAHLWQKNRYIPPSERRFQTARGRGQLDRSPLDIVYKTEDPSVVIAAELETLPLIEGLEGGISKKHQLVSRKDRFEKSNLNFAVLAEAMQQPVEQGGVPLRNRRWHLRLHYHSFLGSDMTTWLLENFDDLETREDAEDLGNALMVPDEPKGKDKDKEVSEKEKEKEKSKGLFVHVERRHRFRDGNYFYQFAPEFAKQQPGWFGSSKKKEAPLPTTPMTESSIGSGRSRSLQDDYSPASLTSTPTMAAQHIAKSRPKVILSKVIKYDVDPRKRSYRPERIDLHYDRLHNPDNCYHVRIDWMNATAKLVEDAVDIWEREASQYGLRLVEVPISEASAITEINPLRRPYPIKLAVQPPDQKPETFYDPNSLGPQTVPTKYFYQKSILRHFDFVLDMEAASNYPGNVDIIYSWGRPDYRYTQYIHRSGVLLAQVTDDGNFLVLANRLYGRRAVKERESAARNFTPIDQPHLPMERGSGRAPSFDSFSLSESIMAGSSMHMGAPTPLQHHAGGHHHHPPHHLSYHHHPYHHHHAPYHHHSSPSLKPVNSSASLSTIHAQQPPPPQFSANPTAHLYVPEAIKEELEAFCSDAAALEAFYKETLERGQIIQGTPATAATVNPPGLEAVPETSIPSLGLPPGVLASLDSGAAMRIGSPMMFLRRGSVQFDGLGLGGSKK; encoded by the coding sequence ATGATCTTCAAAGATCAGTATCTCTCACGAGCGGATATGTGGAGGGTGGCTGTCGGGGAGCTTGCGCAGAGGACGGTGTACAAGGGACAATCACTTCTCTTCATGGGCACCATAAAGGCTCAGGTCACTACAGTCTTTGCTAATGGGAATAGCGTCCATTCTGGCTTCTTTGGTCGGGAGACGCGACCAATATTCCGCAGCGAATCGGCCAGATTTGTGCTTTTCATCCAAATGTCCAAAGAAATGTGGGACTTTGACTCTGACAGCTCCGGCGAGATCATGTTCAATAAAGTTGTCAACGGATTTTTGCCAGCCCTGTTTAAGAAGTGGGCTACGCTCAAAGTAAAACACTTAGTTAGCATTGTGCTGTTTGCGCGTGTCGAATATGATACGGGTCTGACGAATGAGCTGGACGTGAGCGGGCTCCAGTCGGACTACTATACGGGAATCCAGTCCTATGGGAATCGGCGGCCGTACAAAGACTTTTATCGAGTGGTGGTGAGCGAGATGGCCAGTGGAGAATGGACAAAAATCCTATTTCAGTTAAAGAAAGAACTCAACTATTTTCGAAGAGACATCACTTTGCATCACCAAACAGCAAATCCATCAGACGGCTCCAAGGACACTGCGTCCGGGAATGAACCTGTCAGTCGAACCAAGGCCGAATCTTCCTTTTCCATCCACGGCAATATCCTAGAAGCCATCAATCTCGCGTGCGCCCAGTTCTCTCACGATTACATTGACCGGGACTTGACCAGGACAGGCATCTCCGTCGCTGTCATTAGTCCTGGCGCCGGTATCTTCGAAGTGGATTATGAGACACTACGAAGAACAACAGAGGCCCTTGTAGGGAATGGCATTGGAATTGATCTGATTTGCATGGCTCAAATGCCTCTACATTCCGTTCCACTATTCAAATATCGGAATCCGCGATTCTCATTAGCGGGAGATTTATCTCAAGATCGACATCATTCGCTATCCAGGTCCTTTCACAGTCGTGAAAGCACGCCAAATCAGCAAACTCCCGTCGTTGGAAGCTTTCAGTCTGGCGGCGGTTCGTTCTCGCCATCAAAGAGCAGAGATATGATACGCCGCGTTGAACATGTTGATTCTCAAAGTAGGCGTGACGAATGGTGCTATGTTCTGCCTCAGTGGCTGCATGTTTCGTTCTGGACTGGTACTTCGAACGAAGCACTCTCGTACGCAGGCGTTGCTTTGTCCGTGTCTAATCGAGTGGAGCAaaacgacgatgacgatttCAGAATAAGATGTCGTATGTACGACCTCCAAATGAGGAGTGCCCTTGATACAAATGAGATCGAAATCACGCCCCTGCATTCGGATATTAATTATCCCAGTAGCATCTTTGAGAATAGTAGCTTCTCAAAGAGACGCCAAGAGGCCATTGGCGACCTCTGGTATAACCCACCGAGTCGCCTTTCAGATCATATAAACGAAAATATTCATGGGTTTCAAAGATTCGCCCCTGACAGGCTTGGTCGACCTTCGGAAAGACCATCATGGAAGCAACTACAAGATTTCGATGACTCCAGAGCCATCTTGACTCACCATAAGCGTCATAACCATCATGCTTCAGAAGCAGGTCTTAGATCTGATGAAATCCGGAGGCACCATATGGAGGACTTAAATGTCCTAGGCACATCACTTCCGGAAAAGAAGCTGTATAGCAATTTCCCATCTGCCAGAAAGCTCTCGATGAATCAAGCAGAGATAGAAAAGCCGAACATTTTCCCCAAGAAGACGTTACCAGATCCGCTACCCATAAACACCCTAccatctcctccacctccttcTCAGCCGCAATCTTTTACCTCAGCCCCATATCAGACAGGCCCATACCAGTCAGTCCCTCTTACCAAAGTCCCCTCAGCTCCAAAGCAACCCAAATTCATAAAACAAATCAGTCTTGGGCAACGAGGTTTTGGCATAGCAGCTCCAAAGATTGTAGCAGCAGAGGTGAAAACGGAAAATGTCAACGCAGCAGTTACCAAACCAAACGTAGCACCATTGACTCCACGATCACGTTCGGATATGAGACCGTCCACTCCTCAGACTATCAGGAGCCAGTCGCCATTCTCAATCACTAAGCTCAGAGCAGAAGTTTCTGACCCTATCATGGATAGAATGTCATCAACGCCAAGCATCCCCATCTTGAAAAAGAACGGATCTAGCCGCCACGACATAGGCATACATAATCTCAAAGCAGGAGCTTCTGCTCATCCTTCGGCATCGCGCACTCGCAGTGATAGCCTTGAAGATGATCACGAGATGATCCAGAGCATGTTTCGACCAGAGGACCAGAAAATGATATTGAATAAGCTTCGGGCTGGTGTTGGCGTTGGAGTTGGCGTCGCACCGGAGCCCCCTCCAACGATTTCGCCTGCATCAGCAGTCAGCCCCTGGCTGGTTTTGCTGAATCCGTCTAATCCAGAGAAGAGTCAGATAAAGGCCGTAAATCTATATTCGCGTTGGCAGCACATATTTCCTCGTATATCTGACATGAAGATACAGAAATGGAAGGCTCTGTGTTGCCCCGCTGCGGTCCCATTGACAACGGAGTATTTTCCTACCAGGGCGCAATTCGATACCGAGTATCAAAGGCATCCATATAGCGTGGACCAAAATGCAGATGATGAATTGACCGAGGAGCCAAAATCTAGACAGGAATTCATCAGTGAACTGATCAGCCTGCGATTTTCACAAGGGTTCCAGGTGGTAGTCGGGCCAGCCGTTGCAAAGGCGTTCGGACAGAAGATGATTAAACTTGGTGACATCTTCTCGCGCGACCAGGTCCTTGAAGATGGCACAAGTATATTCATGTCAGTTGGCAACGTTATTCACCAGCTCTCGTGCGTAAACGGGACAGAGGTTGAAGTCAATATCTATGTCAGAAACCCCACGGCAGACATGTCGGGATTACCGCAAGGATACTCTCCGATATATAAACCCGCCATTCGAACGCTGTTTGATACAGACTATGAGGCTCGACGTATAGAGCTATTGTCAATTCCTAGACCTGATCGCAACTGGAATATGATTGACTCATACGCTGCGGGCCACCACgacgagatgatggagagcttGCGGTTCTGGAGAGCTCGATTCGTCCTCATCCCGCTGGCTGCCCATAATCCTTCGGTGCCTAGGACCCAAAACGGCTTATACCCCGAGGAAATTAGAATAGAGGGTATCAAACGCTTAGCTCATCTGTGGCAGAAGAATCGCTACATACCGCCCTCTGAACGCAGATTCCAGACTGCTAGAGGGCGTGGGCAGCTGGATCGCAGTCCCTTGGATATTGTCTACAAAACAGAAGACCCCTCTGTTGTCATTGCAGCTGAGCTAGAAACATTACCTCTGATTGAGGGCCTCGAGGGTGGTATTAGTAAGAAACATCAACTCGTGTCGAGGAAAGACCGATTCGAAAAGTCGAATCTGAACTTTGCTGTCTTGGCCGAAGCTATGCAGCAGCCTGTGGAGCAGGGCGGCGTACCCCTACGAAACCGTCGCTGGCATCTACGGCTTCATTATCATTCTTTCCTCGGCTCTGATATGACTAcgtggctgctggagaattTCGATGACCTTGAGACCCGTGAAGACGCAGAGGATTTGGGCAACGCACTGATGGTGCCAGATGAACCCAAGGGTaaagacaaggacaaggaagtatcagaaaaggagaaggaaaaagaaaagtctaAAGGGCTTTTTGTGCACGTCGAAAGACGACATCGGTTCCGAGACGGCAACTACTTTTACCAATTTGCTCCTGAATTtgcgaagcagcagcctggctggtttggcagcagcaagaagaaagaagcccCCTTGCCCACTACCCCCATGACAGAATCGTCAATAGGGTCGGGTAGAAGCCGGTCGTTGCAGGATGACTACTCTCCGGCGTCCTTAACCAGCACTCCAACGatggcagcacagcacatAGCCAAGAGTCGTCCCAAGGTAATTCTTAGCAAGGTCATCAAATACGATGTTGATCCTAGGAAGAGATCATATCGTCCTGAACGAATTGATCTGCACTACGACCGTCTTCACAACCCAGACAACTGCTACCATGTTAGGATCGACTGGATGAATGCAACCGCGAAGCTTGTAGAAGACGCTGTTGACATTTGGGAGCGTGAAGCCAGCCAATACGGTCTACGCCTCGTCGAGGTCCCCATTAGCGAGGCCAGCGCCATTACAGAAATCAACCCCCTCCGACGGCCATATCCCATCAAGCTTGCCGTGCAGCCGCCGGACCAAAAGCCCGAGACATTTTATGACCCAAATTCGCTGGGACCGCAGACGGTGCCCACAAAGTACTTTTACCAAAAGTCGATTTTGCGGCACTTTGATTTCGTGCTCGACATGGAGGCAGCTTCTAATTATCCCGGCAACGTCGATATTATATACTCTTGGGGACGGCCAGACTACAGATACACGCAATACATCCATCGTTCGGGAGTTCTGCTAGCCCAAGTAACGGACGATGGCAACTTTCTCGTGTTAGCAAACCGCCTGTACGGCAGGCGAGCCgtcaaagagagagaatccGCCGCAAGAAACTTCACCCCAATCGACCAGCCGCACCTCCCGATGGAAAGGGGCAGTGGGCGGGCGCCATCCTTTGACTCTTTCAGCCTCTCCGAATCGATCATGGCAGGCTCTTCGATGCATATGGGCGCTCCAACGCCGCTGCAACACCATGCCGGtgggcaccaccaccatcctcCGCACCATCTCTCGTACCACCATCATCCctaccatcaccaccacgcTCCATATCACCACcactcctctccctccctcaaGCCCGTCAACTCTTCCGCCTCGCTTAGCACGATCCACGCCCAAcaaccgccgccgcctcaaTTCTCAGCCAACCCCACCGCGCACCTCTACGTGCCCGAAGCCATCAAGGAGGAGCTCGAGGCCTTCTGCTCCGACGCCGCCGCCCTCGAAGCTTTCTACAAGGAGACGCTAGAAAGGGGCCAGATCATTCAAGGCACACCCGCGACGGCCGCGACGGTGAATCCACCTGGGCTGGAGGCTGTGCCGGAGACGAGCATCCCGTCGCTAGGCTTACCGCCAGGCGTACTGGCGTCGCTGGATAGCGGGGCGGCGATGAGGATTGGGAGCCCAATGATGTTTTTGAGGAGGGGTAGCGTGCAGTTTGATGGACTTGGGTTGGGAGGGTCGAAGAAGTGA